One genomic segment of Labeo rohita strain BAU-BD-2019 chromosome 14, IGBB_LRoh.1.0, whole genome shotgun sequence includes these proteins:
- the bbs7 gene encoding Bardet-Biedl syndrome 7 protein, whose protein sequence is MELNLNHVDYLQVGVTSQKTMKLLPSVGRKATQKVAVADHDGVVTCFGMKKGEAVPVFKSLPGQKISRLELGGALGTPQEKIFVSSGSEVRGYTKKGKQFLTFEANLTESINAMHVSGADLFVCASYIYNHYCDCKDQDYYLSGDKINDVLCLPVETVGRIVPILACQDRVLRVLQGSDLQYDVEVPGPPTVLELLNRDGGKGGEAVLYGTADGKLGLVQITKSGPVTSWELDNEKKKGGVLCIDTFDIVGDGVKDILVGRDDGTVEVYGLDSSNDLTLRFENVLSESVTSIQGGCVGKEMYDEVLTTTYTGWVSGLTTEPQQMVAGPGDEIKMSRETQGKVAALRAELEQLQAKVLQGREKYQQSSQSSTAVSAVPVFSINDKFTLCQDDASYSLTLEVQTAIDNLLLQSDVPIDLLDVDKNSAVVSFSECDSESNGNFLLATYRCQANTTRLELKVRSIEGQYGTLQAYVTPRLQPKTCQVRQYQIKPLSLHQRTHAINQERPMNTLRLTGQFSFAEIHSWVVFCLPEVPEKTPAGDSITFYFQNTFLGTQLEATYCKGEANFKSDNISTISILKDVLSKEATKRKINLNISYEVNEDSVSHTLQMIHPKLEYQLILAKKVQLIDALKELQVHEGNADFLIPEYRSILDESAQLLEEYKKQPAHLERLYGMITDLFIDKFKFKGQNVKTKVSQLLAILNNYELDSLMEFFSEA, encoded by the exons ATGGAGTTGAACTTAAACCACGTTGATTATCTCCAG GTTGGAGTGACATCTCAAAAAACCATGAAACTTCTCCCAAGTGTGGGGCGAAAAGCAACTCAAAAG GTAGCTGTTGCAGATCATGATGGTGTTGTGACCTGTTTTGGAATGAAAAAAGGGGAGGCTGTG CCTGTGTTCAAATCACTCCCAGGACAGAAGATCTCCAGACTTGAGCTTGGAGGGGCTTTGGGAACCCCACAGGAAAAGATCTTTGTGAGCTCTGGCTCTGAAGTGAGAGGATATACTAAAAAGGGCAAACAGTTTCTTACATTTGAAGCCAACCTAACAGAGAGCATAAATGCCAT GCATGTTTCAGGGGCAGATCTGTTTGTGTGTGCCAGTTACATTTATAACCATTACTGTGACTGCAAGGATCAGGACTATTACCTGTCTGGAGACAAGATCAATGATGTCCTGTGTTTACCGGTCGAGACAGTAGGCCGCATTGTGCCCATCCTGGCCTGCCAGGATAGAGTACTTCGAGTTTTGCAG GGCTCCGACCTTCAGTACGATGTAGAAGTTCCTGGACCTCCAACTGTTCTGGAACTTCTCAACAGAGATGGTG GAAAGGGTGGTGAGGCTGTTCTTTATGGAACAGCTGATGGAAAACTAGGTCTTGTGCAGATTACCAAATCTGGACCCGTTACTAGTTGGGAACTGGATAATGAGAAGAAAAAAGGAG GTGTGCTTTGTATTGATACCTTTGACATTGTTGGTGATGGTGTGAAGGACATTCTGGTGGGAAGGGATGATGGGACTGTGGAAGTCTACGGGTTGGACAGTTCAAATGACCTAACGCTGCGCTTTGAGAAC GTTTTGTCTGAGAGTGTCACATCAATCCAGGGTGGTTGTGTCGGAAAGGAAATGTATGATGAAGTTCTTACAACAACTTACACAG GATGGGTGTCGGGTCTCACCACAGAGCCTCAGCAGATGGTAGCAGGCCCGGGGGATGAGATCAAGATGAGCCGGGAGACCCAGGGGAAGGTGGCTGCGCTCAG GGCAGAGTTAGAGCAGTTGCAGGCAAAAGTGTTGCAGGGGAGAGAAAAATACCAGCAGAGCTCTCAGTCCAGCACGGCTGTGTCCGCTGTGCCAGTCTTTAGCATCAATGACAAATTCACATTGTGCCAGGATGATGCCAGCTACAGCCTCACACTAGAGGTGCAGACTGCCATCGACAACTTGCTGCTACAG AGTGATGTTCCTATTGACCTGTTGGATGTTGATAAGAATTCAGCAGTGGTCAGCTTCAGCGAATGTGATTCGGAG TCAAACGGGAACTTCCTCCTCGCCACCTACAGGTGCCAAGCAAATACAACTCGGCTGGAACTGAAG GTAAGGTCTATAGAGGGTCAGTATGGCACCCTTCAGGCTTATGTGACGCCAAGGCTTCAGCCCAAAACCTGCCAGGTTCGACAATACCAGATCAAACCGCTTTCCCTCCACCAGAGGACACATGCAATCAATCAGGAGCG GCCCATGAACACATTGAGACTGACAGGACagttcagttttgcagaaatacaTTCATGGGTTGTGTTCTGTCTGCCTGAGGTCCCAGAGAAAACCCCCGCAGGAGACAGcatcacattttactttcagaaCACTTTCTTAGGCACACAGCTAGAAGCCACCTATTG TAAAGGTGAGGCAAACTTCAAATCAGACAACATTTCTACCATATCCATACTGAAGGATGTTTTGTCCAAAGAGGCCACAAAGCGAAAAATCAATCTGAATATATCCTATG AGGTGAATGAAGACTCTGTGAGCCATACTCTTCAAATGATTCATCCCAAGTTAGAGTACCAGCTGATTTTGGCCAAAAAAGTTCAGCTTATTGATGCTTTGAag GAGCTGCAGGTGCATGAGGGGAATGCAGATTTTCTGATTCCAGAGTATCGCAGTATACTAGATGAATCTGCCCAGCTCTTAGAAGAATATAAGAAACAACCAGCCCACTTAGAAAGATTATATG GTATGATCACTGATCTGTTCATCGACAAGTTCAAATTTAAAggacaaaatgtaaaaacaaaagtttcacAGCTACTTGCAATTTTGAACAACTATGAACTTGATTCATTGATGGAATTCTTCAGTGAAGCATAA
- the anxa5a gene encoding annexin A5a has protein sequence MATRGSVKPFVNFNAKHDAEVLRKAMKGIGTDEDAILMLLAARSNAQRQEIKAAYKKAFGKDLVKDLRSELGGKLEDLIVALMYPTILYDAHELHKAIKGVGTEDEVLIEILASRTCDEIKDIGKAYKKEYGNKLEKDIMGDTSGHYQRLLVILAQGNREEGVDESRVEKDAKELFAAGEEKFGTDEDKFINILGNRSAEHLRKVFDAYKKIAGCDIEESIKDECTGNLEALLLAVVKCAKSVPAYFAESVRDSMRRAGTDDETLIRIMVSRSERDMLDVRAIYKKKYGESLHSTIKANTEGDYQKALLYLCGGND, from the exons ATG GCAACCCGAGGAAGTGTGAAACCCTTTGTGAACTTCAATGCAAAGCATGATGCAGAAGTTTTGCGCAAGGCCATGAAAGGGATTG GCACTGATGAAGATGCCATCCTCATGTTATTGGCAGCTCGCAGTAATGCCCAGAGACAGGAAATAAAAGCAGCctataaaaaagcttttggcAAG GATCTAGTGAAAGACTTACGGTCAGAGCTTGGAGGGAAGTTAGAGGATCTCATTGTGGCCCTCATGTATCCAACCATATTATATGATGCGCATGAACTCCATAAGGCCATCAAG GGAGTGGGTACAGAGGACGAAGTTTTAATTGAGATCCTGGCATCCAGGACATGTGATGAGATAAAAGATATTGGCAAAGCTTATAAGAAAG AATATGGAAACAAGCTGGAAAAAGACATCATGGGTGATACATCAGGACATTACCAGAGGTTGCTGGTGATCCTTGCACAG GGAAACAGGGAGGAGGGAGTGGATGAGAGCAGAGTGGAGAAAGATGCAAAG GAGCTGTTTGCTGCCGGAGAGGAGAAATTCGGCACGGACGAGGACAAGTTCATCAACATACTCGGCAACAGGAGCGCGGAACACCTGAGAAAAG TGTTTGATGCCTACAAAAAGATCGCTGGCTGTGACATTGAAGAGAGCATAAAAGATGAGTGTACTGGGAACCTGGAAGCACTGCTGCTGGCTGTGG TTAAATGCGCAAAAAGTGTGCCTGCTTATTTTGCTGAATCCGTTCGAGACTCTATGCGG CGTGCCGGCACTGATGATGAGACTCTCATAAGGATCATGGTGTCCAGGAGTGAACGGGATATGCTGGACGTTAGAGCCATATACAAGAAGAAATATGGAGAATCACTCCACAGTACCATAAAGGCAA ACACTGAGGGAGACTACCAGAAGGCCCTGCTGTACCTGTGTGGTGGTAACGATTAG
- the fgfbp1a gene encoding fibroblast growth factor-binding protein 1, protein MKRVTDLALVLIFACIVQQFVPVNSLRDRGKRAQTDGKGKRRGQRHESGLKGRFSLKDGARCSWRAARGDDAFVLGVTCKNGVKTFDCEYVAKPTACQQYVSDTKAYWKQIARSLKKQKSLCRDSTAMVKAGMCRSAPADAHFRLKDKRPSSRPPLPPAAGNNHCPDRIERLKVAEDYCKSAWSSLCTFFFLMLENDECS, encoded by the coding sequence ATGAAACGCGTGACAGACCTTGCTCTCGTTTTGATCTTCGCCTGTATCGTGCAGCAGTTCGTACCGGTGAACAGCCTGAGAGATAGAGGGAAGAGAGCGCAGACAGATGGGAAGGGGAAAAGACGAGGTCAGCGGCATGAAAGTGGCCTGAAAGGGAGATTCTCACTGAAGGACGGAGCGCGGTGCTCGTGGCGTGCGGCGCGCGGGGATGATGCGTTTGTACTGGGAGTCACGTGCAAAAACGGGGTAAAGACTTTCGACTGCGAATATGTGGCGAAACCCACAGCATGTCAGCAATACGTATCCGATACCAAAGCCTACTGGAAACAAATCGCCCGTTCACTGAAAAAGCAGAAGAGTTTGTGTCGCGACTCTACTGCGATGGTCAAAGCTGGCATGTGCAGAAGCGCGCCCGCGGACGCGCACTTCAGGCTGAAGGACAAGCGTCCCTCCTCCAGACCCCCGTTACCGCCGGCCGCGGGAAATAATCACTGTCCTGACCGAATCGAGAGGCTGAAAGTGGCTGAAGATTACTGCAAAAGCGCCTGGTCTTcactgtgtacatttttcttcttgATGCTCGAGAATGATGAATGCTCATAA
- the fgfbp2a gene encoding fibroblast growth factor binding protein 2a, which yields MWTITSTLLLTCCLRAALVQSQETEDIEPEHRGSVWEDVIEFLTKGTKDECSMTVTGQSDLTKLRITCLGVERSYWCEYQGNPQVCRTYNNNPLHYFKQIMWDLRKLPNACQGQRVIKPLMCRRAPDEAQMVFTSASSSNAMPMDRPYRPAPDRSMQMRPQQRRRVQTRPQILRNQPARTPQDRPNQPKPVKPTTQRKITTPNPTTPQPTMPLPTTPLPTTPQPTTPQPTTPVPLSEAKKLAKDYCWRSFQRVCSFFIGWFRN from the coding sequence ATGTGGACCATCACAAGCACACTACTGCTCACATGCTGCCTCCGAGCAGCTCTCGTTCAGAGCCAGGAGACCGAAGACATCGAGCCGGAACACAGAGGGAGCGTTTGGGAAGATGTGATAGAGTTTCTTACCAAAGGCACCAAAGATGAATGCAGCATGACTGTGACAGGACAAAGTGATCTGACTAAGCTCCGCATCACTTGCCTGGGCGTGGAGCGGTCATACTGGTGCGAGTACCAGGGCAACCCTCAGGTCTGCCGCACTTACAACAACAACCCGCTCCATTATTTCAAGCAGATCATGTGGGACCTCCGCAAGCTGCCGAATGCTTGCCAGGGCCAGCGCGTCATCAAGCCTCTCATGTGCAGGAGAGCGCCGGATGAGGCCCAGATGGTCTTCACAAGCGCATCCTCATCAAACGCCATGCCAATGGACAGGCCTTACAGACCTGCCCCTGACAGATCCATGCAGATGAGACCACAGCAGAGACGAAGGGTGCAAACTAGACCACAGATATTAAGAAACCAACCAGCCAGAACTCCTCAGGACAGGCCGAATCAACCCAAACCTGTCAAACCCACCACACAGAGGAAAATTACCACACCTAATCCAACTACGCCACAACCAACTATGCCACTACCAACTACGCCACTACCAACTACGCCACAACCAACTACGCCACAACCAACTACGCCTGTACCCCTGAGTGAGGCCAAGAAACTTGCCAAGGACTACTGCTGGCGCTCTTTTCAGCGTGTCTGTTCCTTCTTCATAGGGTGGTTCAGAAACTAA